One Spinacia oleracea cultivar Varoflay chromosome 4, BTI_SOV_V1, whole genome shotgun sequence DNA segment encodes these proteins:
- the LOC110786881 gene encoding acylamino-acid-releasing enzyme-like, with amino-acid sequence MEEEYASLSTLLLEFSNISNIDKAWVCKSGENSKAIFSASQPNTLANSNRKFILSASIHGSGNNPVDFQWSPFPVEVRGASIILPSPSGSKLLIVRNSNDDSPTKFEIWGPSELEKEFLIPQSIHGSLYTDGWFEGVSWNFDETLVAYVAEEPTPLKPIFSNFGYINASTSSSKGCNNWEGHGDWEEGWGETYVKKRRPAVFVIDINSGEARGVEGISSTLSVGQPLWAPATNASQQHLVVVGWSAEPRKLGMKYCTNRPCALYSVACPFNKSKAIKTDQKSIAHEDSNAVMLTKGISSAFSPRFSPDGRFLVFLSANSAVNSGAHNATFSLHRVDWPNDEEPNSELQIVDVVPVVMSAEDGCFPGLCFPIFLGNAWLSDNRTVILSSIWRSTQVIISVDVLSGSLSRITPYESSSSWDILSLDEDNIIAVCSSPIDIPGLKYGCLVKDQIPGAPWNWQDVPSPLFRCSEEVSSRLSSLQFSIMKIPVRTISDSCTEGARKPFEAIFVSQSAKNDTCNPLIAVLHGGPHDVATSKFSKTLAFLASTGYNLLIVNYRGSLGFGEEALQSLPGNVGSQDVNDVLTAIDHVIGLKLADPPRIAVFGGSHGGFLSAHLIGQAPDMFSVAAIWNPVCNLALMVGTTDIPDWCFVNSYGSDGKTDFTEAPSKENLNVFYDKSPISHVHKVKAPTLFLLGAQDLRVPVPDGLQYARALKERGIEVKVIMFPEDVHEISRPQSEVESFLNIAMWFKKYCQ; translated from the exons ATGGAGGAGGAATATGCTAGTCTGTCGACATTGCTGTTAGAATTCAGTAACATCAGTAACATTGACAAGGCTTGGGTATGCAAATCAG GGGAAAACTCTAAGGCAATATTTTCTGCAAGTCAACCCAATACCCTTGCTAATAGTAACAGAAAGTTTATTTTGTCTGCTTCTATTCATGGGAGTGGAAACAATCCTGTGGATTTCCAATGGTCACCCTTTCCTGTAGAGGTGCGAGGGGCATCCATAATACTCCCCTCACCTTCCGGTTCAAAACTTCTCATTGTTAGAAATTCTAATGACGACTCTCCTACTAAATTTGAGATTTGGGGCCCTTCAGAATTGGAAAAGGAGTTTCTCATCCCTCAATCTATTCATGGATCATTATACACGGACGGATG GTTTGAGGGTGTTTCTTGGAACTTCGATGAAACACTTGTTGCATATGTTGCTGAGGAGCCTACCCCCTTGAAGCCCATTTTCAGTAACTTTGGTTATATCAATGCAAGTACCTCCTCCAGTAAGGGTTGTAACAACTGGGAAGGCCATGGAGATTGGGAGGAGGGATGGGGAGAAACGTATGTGAAAAAAAGGCGCCCTGCAGTTTTTGTCATTGATATTAACAG TGGAGAAGCGCGTGGTGTTGAAGGAATTAGTAGTACATTGAGTGTTGGTCAGCCTTTATGGGCTCCAGCAACAAATGCCTCACAACAACATCTTGTAGTTGTTGGGTGGTCTGCTGAACCAAGAAAGCTTGGCATGAAGTACTGTACTAACAGACCCTGCGCCTTATATTCTGTAGCATGTCCTTTCAACAAGTCAAAAGCTATCAAAACTGATCAAAA ATCAATTGCACATGAAGACTCTAATGCAGTTATGTTGACGAAAGGAATTAGCAGTGCTTTCTCTCCACGCTTTAG CCCAGATGGGAGATTCCTCGTGTTCTTATCAGCCAATAGTGCTGTCAATTCAGGTGCACACAATGCAACATTTTCACTTCATAGAGTTGATTGGCCAAATGACGAGGAGCCAAATTCAGAGCTACAAATTGTTGATGTG GTTCCTGTTGTAATGTCTGCGGAGGATGGTTGCTTCCCTGGACTATGTTTTCCCATTTTCCTTGGGAATGCTTGGCTTTCTGATAACCGTACTGTGATTCTATCCTCGATCTGGAGGAGTACTCAAGTGATCATTTCTGTGGATGTATTGAG TGGGAGCTTGTCGCGCATAACTCCTTATGAATCAAGTTCCTCGTGGGATATTCTTTCTCTTGATGAAGATAATATCATTGCAG TGTGTAGCAGCCCTATAGATATTCCTGGACTCAAGTATGGTTGTCTTGTTAAGGACCAAATCCCAGGTGCCCCTTGGAATTGGCAAGATGTTCCAAGCCCCCTTTTTAGATGTTCTGAGGAG GTCTCATCTCGACTTTCATCACTTCAATTCAGTATAATGAAAATTCCAGTCAGAACTATTTCAGATAGCTGTACAGAAG GGGCGAGAAAACCTTTTGAAGCTATATTTGTCTCCCAAAGTGCAAAGAACGACACTTGTAATCCATTGATTGCAGTTCTTCATGGTGGTCCTCATGACGTTGCAACATCAAAATTCTCAAAGACATTGGCATTTTTGGCATCAACTGGGTATAATCTATTGATTGTTAATTACCG AGGTTCTCTGGGATTTGGCGAAGAAGCACTGCAGTCTCTTCCCGGGAACGTTGGATCTCAG GACGTCAATGATGTGCTTACTGCCATAGACCATGTTATCGGCTTGAAGCTGGCTGACCCTCCTAGAATTGCTGTGTTTGGTGGTTCCCATGGTGGCTTTTTGAGTGCCCACCTTATTGGTCAG GCCCCCGATATGTTTTCTGTAGCAGCAATCTGGAATCCTGTTTGTAATCTTGCATTGATGGTTGGAACTACTGATATCCCTGATTGGTGCTTTGTAAATTCTTATGGAAGTGATGGTAAAACCGACTTTACAGAAGCACCATCTAAGGAAAATCTGAATGTCTTTTATGACAAGTCCCCTATCTCGCATGTCCATAAG GTCAAAGCACCTACGCTGTTTCTTTTAGGCGCCCAGGATCTTCGAGTTCCAGTTCCTGATGGATTGCAG TATGCGCGTGCATTaaaggagagaggaattgaggTTAAGGTAATTATGTTTCCTGAGGATGTACACGAGATATCCAG GCCTCAATCTGAAGTTGAGAGCTTTCTTAATATTGCAATGTGGTTCAAGAAGTATTGTCAGTAA
- the LOC110787207 gene encoding probable inactive purple acid phosphatase 2, producing MIMIIPFLLIFSLLPSLSIATPTITVTPTSLSKSGDTIKLKWSDISDPSELDWVGIYSPPNSQHHHFIGYFFLNSSSEWKSGSGSISFPLINLRQNYQFRIFRWTQSEVDPTKMDHDRNPLPRTKHLLAQSGEVSFERLNGPEQVHLGFTEREDEMRVVFVAGDGGRKVVKYGEEEEELGMMAATAVERYEREDMCDAPANQSVGWRDPGFIYNGVMTNLKKGKRYYYKVGSDSGGWSSTYSFVSRNEDSDETIAFMFGDMGTATPYKTFIRTQDESISTIKWILRDLKALGNKPAFISHIGDTSYARGYAWIWDNFFNQIEPVATQVAYHVCIGNHEYDWPLQPWKPDWAAYAKDGGGECGVPYSLRFKMPGNSSFSTGTRAPATRNLYYSFDMGSVHFVYFSTETNFLQGSAQYTFLEHDLENVDRKKTPFVVVQGHRPMYTTSNEVRDTPLRERMQHHLEPLLVKNNVTLALWGHVHRYERFCPLNNFACGEMDLSGKKQGGYPVHVVIGMAGQDWQPVWEPRPEHTDLPIFPQPKRSIYRGGEFGYTRLVATKEKLTLSYVGNHDGEVHDMVEILATGEVLSGGEETESPKTVSKGGMASPIFSQVVKGGSVLLLGAFVGYVIGFVSRSRRETPASGNNWLPVKTEEA from the exons ATGATCATGATCATTCCCTTTCTTCtgatcttctctctcctcccatctCTTTCCATCGCCACACCCACCATTACCGTAACCCCAACCTCACTCTCAAAATCCGGCGACACCATCAAACTCAAATGGTCAGACATATCCGACCCATCTGAGCTCGACTGGGTTGGAATCTACTCCCCGCCCAATTCACAACACCACCATTTCATCGGATACTTCTTCCTTAATTCTTCATCCGAATGGAAATCCGGGTCCGGGTCGATCTCATTCCCTTTGATAAACCTCCGACAGAATTACCAGTTTCGAATCTTCCGATGGACTCAATCCGAGGTGGACCCCACCAAGATGGATCACGACAGGAACCCATTGCCACGGACTAAGCACCTCTTGGCCCAGTCTGGGGAGGTCTCGTTTGAGAGGCTTAATGGGCCGGAACAGGTCCATTTGGGTTTTACGGAGAGGGAGGATGAAATGAGGGTGGTGTTTGTGGCGGGGGATGGTGGCAGGAAGGTTGTGAAGTATGGTGAAGAGGAGGAAGAGCTGGGGATGATGGCGGCGACGGCGGTGGAGAGATATGAAAGGGAAGATATGTGTGATGCTCCTGCTAATCAGAGTGTTGGGTGGAGGGATCCTGGGTTTATTTATAATGGGGTTATGACCAATTTGAAGAAAGGGAAGAGATATTATTATAAG GTTGGGAGTGATTCAGGGGGTTGGAGCTCTACCTACAGTTTTGTCTCAAGAAATGAGGATTCTGATGAAACTATAGCTTTTATGTTTGGAGACATGGGAACTGCAACACCCTATAAAACCTTTATCCGTACACAAGATGAAAGCATATCCACCATCAAATGGATACTCCGTGACTTAAAAGCTCTAGGAAACAAGCCTGCGTTTATCTCACATATTGGAGATACTAGCTATGCAAGAGGATATGCATGGATATGGGACAACTTCTTTAACCAGATTGAGCCTGTTGCCACCCAGGTGGCTTATCATGTTTGCATTGGAAATCATGAATATGATTGGCCTCTACAACCTTGGAAACCAGATTGGGCAGCTTACGCGAAGGATGGTGGTGGTGAATGTGGCGTACCATATAGTCTCAGATTTAAAATGCCTGGAAACTCCTCATTTTCAACTGGGACTCGTGCACCAGCAACCCggaatttgtattattcatTTGATATGGGATCTGTTCACTTTGTATATTTTTCTACAGAGACCAATTTCCTTCAAGGAAGTGCCCAGTACACCTTCTTAGAGCATGATTTGGAGAATGTTGATAGGAAGAAGACTCCATTTGTTGTTGTCCAAGGGCATCGTCCTATGTACACAACAAGCAATGAGGTGAGGGATACCCCGTTAAGAGAAAGAATGCAGCACCATTTGGAACCTCTACTTGTGAAGAATAACGTGACACTTGCGTTATGGGGTCATGTTCATAGGTATGAAAGGTTTTGTCCATTGAATAATTTCGCCTGTGGAGAAATGGACTTGTCCGGGAAGAAGCAAGGTGGATATCCTGTTCATGTTGTGATTGGAATGGCAGGGCAAGACTGGCAGCCTGTCTGGGAACCAAGACCAGAACACACTGATCTCCCGATATTTCCACAGCCAAAAAGGTCAATATACCGTGGAGGTGAGTTTGGTTATACTAGGCTTGTTGCCACAAAAGAGAAGCTCACACTGTCTTATGTGGGAAATCATGACGGAGAAGTGCATGATATGGTGGAGATTCTGGCAACTGGAGAAGTTTTGAGTGGTGGAGAGGAAACCGAGAGTCCTAAAACCGTGTCAAAAGGTGGAATGGCATCACCCATTTTCTCACAGGTTGTGAAGGGAGGGAGTGTCTTGCTACTTGGTGCTTTTGTCGGATATGTTATTGGATTTGTTTCACGTTCTAGAAGAGAAACTCCCGCTTCTGGAAATAACTGGCTTCCGGTGAAGACTGAAGAAGCTTGA